One genomic window of Quercus lobata isolate SW786 chromosome 9, ValleyOak3.0 Primary Assembly, whole genome shotgun sequence includes the following:
- the LOC115961096 gene encoding TMV resistance protein N-like, with product MCNNTHTQIGLVRFDGYARLVEVEIVVAGLESEFIQRIVKVISLKLSSLFPKDTNGLVGIDSRVEKLMSLLAIGSNDVRIIGIWGMGGIGKTTLARVVYDKDFNEFEGGCFIANVRGESKKCELLPLQRKLIREILMDDSVNIRDDYDRVRMIKNRLCHKKVLLVLDNVNQYNQLEKLAGDSKWFGLGSRVIITTRDEHLLTRHKVHGIYEAQGLNDYEALHLFSLKAFNKYHPSKDYLDLSTSFVDYAKGLPLAIDVLGSFLYNRSKEEWEDALDMMKEYPKKEITEILEIGFDGLQGTEKEIFLHIACFFNMKEKDYIVEILDCLGLHPKIGLKVLIERSLLKYYENKYWMHDLLQQMGQDKVHRNYAQELEKWSKLWLHKDIHNVLMKNMEMEAIQGLFLELGELQIFQMACWNLEAFPKMPNLKLLIIHGVQLLHGPKNLPNKLRILDWSEYPSKSLPLDFQPDELVELHLLHSKIEQLWKGTKYLDKLKLIKLNSSLNLIATVDFTGVPNLEKLVLNGCINLHEVHPSVMVPKKLTFLDLENCKSLRSLPNKFEMESLELLILSGCSKIKRIPEFMENMKRLSKIHLNATAITKLPSSVEHLTNLASFLPEKLWNVKSLEKVNVSGIALRELPLSVLTLKNLKELSFRGCKGPPPKLLWSKLFPFNLMPKRSLSPEIHKQSIIIGLYGAFNIVIPGSEIPKWFRHQSVGNNIVNAQVTHQNENKWIGIAVCAMSCPNFYRYDFGRSLRCRILINEPEGLHLFVGYCPRCVQIKSHHLWMCYLPYQMFNENERVVLGQIDENGFIQMELRFQWVPKHDVEIKKCGFRLVYEKDIEAIREMISAQSSNSTCVTPYEDVHHNLAEGIKLT from the exons ATGTGTAATAACACGCACACCCAGATCGGGTTGGTTAGGTTTGATGGCTATGCCAGATTGGTGGAGGTGGAGATAGTGGTGGCTGG GCTTGAGTCAGAATTTATCCAACGTATTGTCAAAGTGATATCACTTAAATTGAGTTCTTTGTTCCCCAAAGATACCAACGGCTTAGTAGGAATTGATTCTCGAGTGGAGAAATTGATGTCGCTTTTAGCCATAGGATCAAATGATGTTCGCATTATTGGGATTTGGGGGATGGGCGGTATTGGTAAGACAACTCTTGCTAGGGTTGTTTATGACAAggattttaatgaatttgaagGTGGTTGTTTTATTGCTAATGTTAGGGGTGAATCTAAAAAATGTGAGTTACTTCCATTACAACGAAAACTTATTCGTGAGATTTTGATGGATGATAGTGTGAATATAAGGGATGATTATGACAGAGTTCGTATGATCAAGAATAGGTTATGTCATAAAAAggttcttcttgttcttgataATGTAAATCAATATAATCAGCTAGAAAAGTTAGCTGGCGACTCTAAATGGTTTGGTCTAGGTAGTAGAGTCATTATAACAACAAGAGATGAACATTTGTTGACAAGGCACAAGGTACATGGAATATATGAGGCTCAAGGATTGAATGATTATGAGGCTCTTCATCTTTTTAGTTTGAAGGCCTTTAATAAATACCATCCTTCTAAAGATTATCTAGACTTGTCCACATCTTTTGTAGATTATGCTAAAGGTCTTCCTTTAGCTATTGAtgttttgggttcttttttgtACAACAGAAGTAAGGAGGAATGGGAAGATGCATTAGATATGATGAAAGAatatcccaaaaaagaaattactgaAATACTTGAAATAGGTTTTGATGGACTTCAGGGTacagaaaaagaaatatttctaCATATCGCATGTTTCTTCAATATGAAGGAAAAAGATTATATCGTAGAAATACTAGATTGTCTTGGCCTTCACCCTAAAATTGGATTAAAGGTTCTTATTGAAAGGtctcttttaaaatattatgaaaataaatattggATGCATGACTTACTCCAACAAATGGGACAAGACAAAGTTCATCGAAATTATGCTCAAGAACTTGAAAAGTGGAGCAAATTATGGCTACATAAGGACATTCACAATGTGTTGATGAAAAATATG gaaatgGAAGCAATTCAAGGACTTTTCCTTGAATTGGGTGAACTACAAATATTTCAAATGGCATGTTGGAATCTTGAAGCCTTTCCAAAGATGCCTAACCTAAAATTGCTTATAATTCATGGTGTTCAACTTTTGCATGGCCCCAAAAATCTTCCTAATAAATTAAGAATTCTTGATTGGAGTGAGTATCCTTCAAAATCTTTGCCATTAGATTTTCAACCAGATGAGCTTGTTGAACTTCACTTGTTGCATAGCAAAATTGAACAACTTTGGAAAGGGACAAAg TACTTGGACAAGTTAAAGCTCATCAAATTGAACAGTTCCTTAAACCTCATTGCAACCGTTGACTTCACCGGAGTTCCCAATCTTGAGAAATTGGTTCTTAATGgttgtataaatttacatgaGGTTCACCCATCTGTTATGGTTCCTAAAAAGCTTACTTTTCTTGATTTAGAAAACTGCAAAAGCCTTAGAAGTCTTCCAAACAAGTTTGAAATGGAGTCACTTGAACTTCTCATTCTTTCTGGCTGTTCAAAAATCAAGAGAATTCCagaatttatggaaaatatGAAACGCTTATCAAAAATTCACCTAAATGCCACTGCTATTACGAAACTTCCATCTTCAGTTGAACATTTGACTAACCTTGCTTCATT TCTACCTGAGAAGTTGTGGAATGTTAAAAGTCTAGAGAAGGTCAACGTGAGTGGAATTGCTTTAAGAGAGTTGCCTTTATCTGTTCTTACATTAAAGAATCTTAAAGAACTATCTTTTCGGGGATGTAAAGGGCCACCACCTAAACTACTATGGAGTAAGctttttccctttaatttaatgccaaaaagaAGCCTAAGTCCT gaaatccacaagcaatCTATAATAATAGGTCTCTATGGTGCCTTTAATATTGTTATTCCTGGAAGTGAAATTCCGAAATGGTTTAGGCATCAGAGTGTGGGGAATAATATAGTTAATGCACAAGTTACTCATCAGAATGAAAATAAGTGGATTGGAATCGCTGTGTGTGCTATGTCATGCCCCAATTTTTATCGTTATGATTTTGGGCGTTCTTTGAGATGTCGCATTCTAATCAATGAACCTGAAGGTTTACACCTTTTTGTAGGCTATTGCCCTAGATGTGTTCAAATTAAATCACATCACCTTTGGATGTGCTATTTACCCTATCAAATgtttaatgagaatgagagagTAGTATTGGGTCAAATTGATGAGAATGGATTCATACAGATGGAGCTTAGATTTCAATGGGTTCCCAAGCATGACGTGGAGATTAAGAAATGTGGGTTTCGTCTAGTATACGAAAAAGACATTGAAGCCATTAGAGAAATGATATCAGCTCAATCCAGCAACAGCACCTGCGTGACTCCTTACGAGGATGTTCATCATAATTTAGCAGAAGGAATCAAATTGACGTGA
- the LOC115960413 gene encoding zinc-finger homeodomain protein 2-like has protein sequence MDLTVVPYDNHTPKSENENDDVKKKNNNNNNHHNHNNNNNDVADREPVVMNPSNKTVNNTVITVVYKECMRNHAASLGGHANDGCGEFMPRGTTTNNNNVVKDQQHENSLTCAACGCHRNFHRREVFGGEPPHHHPVHLHSPPPMFALYNGGPAAVPRGHPHHHHHQYHQHHGGDHHDRGRSETPERVVGPVAITRSGSTNNTTSAKRFRTKFTQEQREKMLEFAERIGWRIQRHDDVALNQFCSEIGVKRNVLKVWMHNNKNAHRRRESGPDDSPSEPPQQQEEQPIGS, from the coding sequence ATGGACTTAACCGTCGTACCTTACGACAACCACACCCCCAAGTCCGAGAACGAAAACGACGACGTtaagaagaagaacaacaacaacaataaccaccataaccacaacaacaacaacaatgatgTAGCTGATCGTGAACCGGTAGTTATGAACCCGTCGAATAAGACCGTTAATAATACCGTTATTACCGTTGTGTACAAGGAGTGCATGCGGAACCACGCGGCCTCTCTAGGTGGTCACGCCAACGACGGCTGCGGCGAGTTCATGCCACGTggcaccaccaccaacaacaacaacgttgTTAAAGATCAGCAGCATGAGAACTCGCTCACGTGCGCCGCATGTGGCTGTCACCGCAATTTTCACAGGAGGGAAGTATTCGGTGGTGAGCCGCCGCATCACCATCCCGTGCACCTGCACTCTCCGCCACCAATGTTTGCGTTGTACAACGGTGGCCCCGCTGCTGTGCCACGTGGGCATcctcatcaccatcatcatcagtATCATCAACATCACGGTGGTGATCATCACGACCGTGGACGGTCAGAGACGCCGGAGAGAGTAGTGGGGCCCGTGGCGATCACGAGGAGTGGTAGTACTAATAATACTACTAGTGCGAAGAGGTTTAGGACTAAGTTCACGCAGGAGCAGAGGGAGAAAATGCTAGAGTTCGCTGAGAGGATTGGGTGGAGGATACAGAGGCACGATGACGTGGCGCTCAACCAGTTCTGTTCTGAAATTGGTGTCAAACGCAATGTGCTCAAAGTGTGGATGCACAATAACAAGAATGCTCACCGCCGTAGAGAATCAGGGCCCGATGACTCACCTTCGgaaccaccacaacaacaagaagaacaACCTATTGGATCATGA